In Vibrio cyclitrophicus, one genomic interval encodes:
- the phnP gene encoding phosphonate metabolism protein PhnP — translation MKLTMLGTANSAMVPVYGCDCSVCVSAFEDPSLRREKSSAFLEHNGKFLLLDANAPDLMRRFPAGSIDQILLTHYHMDHVQSLFDLRWGAGDKILVISPDDPLGCDDFYKHPGILDFSQRAQAFKSFDWQGISVTPLPLNHSKLCLGYCFEFDGKRLAYLTDTVGLPKQTERWLKEFPVDWLITDCNYPPIEDPQVRSNSNHNDFHHILDIEETCRPKNLGLIHVSHHMLGWAAQHPQAFSQRLRILNDGEEITL, via the coding sequence ATGAAGCTGACCATGTTAGGCACGGCCAACAGCGCGATGGTGCCAGTTTACGGGTGTGATTGTTCGGTTTGTGTTTCTGCCTTTGAAGACCCAAGTTTAAGACGAGAAAAGTCATCAGCGTTCCTTGAACATAATGGCAAGTTTCTGCTGTTGGATGCTAATGCGCCTGACCTGATGCGCCGGTTTCCTGCAGGATCGATTGACCAGATCTTATTGACTCATTACCACATGGATCATGTTCAGAGTTTGTTTGATCTCCGATGGGGTGCAGGCGATAAGATCTTGGTGATTTCTCCTGATGATCCTCTGGGTTGTGATGATTTCTATAAGCATCCGGGTATCCTAGATTTTTCACAGCGTGCTCAAGCGTTTAAGTCGTTTGATTGGCAGGGAATAAGCGTAACGCCATTGCCACTCAATCACTCTAAACTTTGTCTTGGTTATTGCTTTGAATTTGATGGAAAGCGATTAGCGTATTTAACCGATACAGTAGGGCTGCCGAAGCAAACCGAGCGTTGGTTGAAAGAGTTTCCCGTTGATTGGTTAATCACCGATTGTAACTACCCACCAATTGAAGATCCTCAAGTTCGATCGAACTCAAACCACAATGACTTCCACCACATATTAGACATCGAAGAAACCTGTCGACCGAAAAACCTAGGCTTGATTCATGTTAGCCACCATATGCTTGGCTGGGCTGCACAACATCCACAAGCCTTTTCACAGCGATTGCGCATTCTCAACGATGGCGAGGAGATAACCCTATGA
- a CDS encoding acetyltransferase, translated as MSQPLSPTLNCEPSVAESSKLHNVELGRWTEIADRCVLNNVLVGDYSYIQNDCNLMFTEIGKFTSIAAAVRLNPSNHPWWRPTLHHFTYRPGKYQLGEDPTSLDDEVFSWREEDKVHVGHDVWVGHGAIVLPGITIGNGSIVGAGSVVTKDVPPYSIVVGNPAKVLRPRFDDPSYGERLENLEWWHWDDEKLAEALPLFQKDCGEFLSHFE; from the coding sequence ATGAGCCAACCGCTTTCCCCTACCTTAAACTGTGAACCTAGCGTTGCTGAAAGCAGCAAGCTGCACAACGTTGAACTTGGGCGTTGGACTGAAATTGCTGACCGTTGTGTGTTAAATAACGTGTTGGTTGGGGATTACAGCTATATCCAAAACGACTGTAATCTGATGTTTACCGAGATTGGTAAATTCACATCAATTGCAGCCGCGGTTCGCCTAAATCCGAGTAATCACCCGTGGTGGCGTCCAACGCTGCATCACTTCACTTATCGCCCGGGTAAGTATCAACTAGGTGAAGATCCCACTTCATTGGACGATGAGGTGTTCTCATGGCGTGAGGAAGACAAAGTGCACGTTGGACACGATGTGTGGGTTGGTCACGGCGCTATCGTGCTTCCGGGTATAACAATTGGCAATGGCTCGATCGTTGGCGCGGGTAGTGTGGTGACAAAAGACGTGCCGCCATATTCGATTGTGGTGGGTAACCCTGCCAAGGTGCTACGCCCTCGCTTTGATGATCCTAGCTATGGCGAGAGACTAGAAAACCTTGAATGGTGGCATTGGGATGATGAAAAGCTAGCAGAAGCATTGCCACTTTTCCAAAAAGATTGCGGTGAGTTTTTGAGTCACTTTGAATAA
- a CDS encoding MATE family efflux transporter, with protein sequence MNSTTATPSPSLGRQLYTMTWPMLFGVLSLMSFQLVDSAFIGQLGVLPLAVQGFTLPIQMIIIGVQVGLGIATTAVIARAIGANEIRYAKQLGGLVVAMGSVSVALFSVIIYLLRGPILQLLDAPPTVLPIIDSYWIYWLMSSWTGALLYFFYSVCRANGNTMLPGSMMIATSIINLILDPIFIFTLDMGINGAAIATILAFGAGIFIVAPKVTKKHWVTFDWHDLDIGKSVRSIGNIMGPAMISQLLPPVSSMLATKLLAGYGTTAVAAWALGSRFEFFSIVAVLALTMSMPPMIGRMLGEKNLENIRKLVKIAVMFVLSFQLVIALVTWLFSGGLANLMTSDNEVSTILNYHLLIVPISLGPLGICMLMVSISNALGKSYTALTISSLRLFAFFLPCLWIGSQLAGIEGLFWGAMVGNILAGTCAWFMYRRALGQVEAKLAN encoded by the coding sequence ATGAATTCTACTACCGCAACTCCCTCGCCTTCTCTTGGCCGACAACTCTATACAATGACATGGCCAATGCTATTTGGGGTGCTTTCCCTGATGAGCTTCCAGCTTGTAGACAGTGCTTTTATTGGCCAGTTAGGTGTGCTACCGCTCGCAGTTCAAGGTTTCACGCTGCCAATTCAGATGATCATCATTGGTGTTCAGGTAGGGTTAGGGATTGCGACAACCGCGGTTATCGCGAGAGCTATTGGGGCTAACGAGATACGCTACGCCAAACAACTTGGCGGGTTAGTGGTTGCGATGGGAAGCGTAAGTGTCGCGCTGTTCTCCGTCATCATCTATCTGCTGAGAGGACCAATTTTACAGCTGCTTGATGCGCCACCGACGGTATTACCGATCATCGATTCTTACTGGATCTATTGGCTGATGAGTTCTTGGACAGGGGCACTGCTCTACTTTTTTTACAGTGTGTGTCGTGCCAATGGCAATACCATGCTTCCCGGTTCAATGATGATCGCCACCAGCATCATCAACTTGATATTGGATCCGATTTTCATCTTCACGCTCGACATGGGCATCAACGGAGCCGCCATTGCGACCATCTTGGCGTTCGGCGCTGGTATTTTTATCGTTGCTCCTAAGGTGACTAAGAAGCATTGGGTGACATTCGACTGGCACGATCTTGATATCGGCAAGAGTGTTCGCTCTATTGGAAACATCATGGGGCCTGCCATGATCAGTCAACTGCTACCGCCAGTCTCTTCGATGCTCGCCACCAAACTGCTTGCTGGCTATGGCACCACTGCCGTTGCAGCTTGGGCGTTGGGTTCTCGTTTTGAATTCTTCTCCATTGTGGCTGTGTTAGCATTGACTATGTCGATGCCACCTATGATTGGCCGCATGTTGGGAGAGAAAAACCTCGAAAACATACGCAAGCTAGTCAAGATCGCGGTGATGTTCGTGTTAAGTTTCCAATTAGTGATAGCACTAGTGACGTGGTTGTTCTCTGGCGGGTTAGCGAACCTCATGACCAGTGACAACGAAGTATCAACGATTCTGAACTATCACCTACTGATCGTTCCAATCAGTTTAGGGCCACTGGGTATCTGTATGTTGATGGTTTCTATCTCTAACGCTTTGGGCAAGTCTTACACCGCATTAACGATTTCATCACTGCGCCTGTTTGCTTTCTTCTTGCCTTGCTTGTGGATTGGCTCTCAGCTAGCAGGGATTGAAGGTCTTTTCTGGGGTGCGATGGTAGGCAATATACTTGCCGGCACCTGTGCATGGTTTATGTACCGACGCGCGCTTGGACAAGTCGAGGCTAAGTTAGCCAACTAA
- a CDS encoding helix-turn-helix transcriptional regulator — MKVSSNITNILLSSTSNIAPYIAYCDKRALDWRSVAIECGLPIELTQSNQWLPTQDLILFIHRLERKFGYSIGIEVGRKTSLEQLSPQLHYEIEKCSSLEQAIRCLIAEMPNLNNHVTIWTEKKEGLWWLCHRSCYHPSTSGFEQSEWFRSLTVITLCRRFMDESWQPSHAKLVSSYNSARKLPKHFFDSDIQFEQQYGAIAIPLPDDYRAISEQNSTQDWHQAVNTLINTYSTLPWFNIEWFATMLGMTKRTLQRNLKSKDILFKEAKEQVRETKAKQLLEETDLSVQEISWQVGYSDLSNFNRAFKGWVGQTAPDYRRQIQNSATKNPT; from the coding sequence ATGAAAGTATCATCGAACATAACTAACATACTATTGAGCTCTACCAGTAATATTGCCCCATACATTGCGTATTGCGATAAGAGAGCGCTTGATTGGCGTAGTGTCGCTATCGAGTGCGGCTTACCAATTGAGCTAACACAATCTAACCAATGGCTTCCTACCCAAGATTTAATTCTTTTTATTCATCGACTTGAGCGTAAGTTTGGTTATTCGATTGGTATTGAGGTTGGGCGAAAAACCTCTCTGGAACAACTGTCACCACAGCTGCACTATGAGATAGAAAAATGCAGTTCGTTAGAACAAGCCATTCGCTGTTTGATCGCTGAAATGCCTAATTTGAACAACCACGTCACGATATGGACGGAGAAAAAAGAGGGATTGTGGTGGCTATGTCATCGCAGTTGCTATCATCCATCAACCTCTGGATTTGAACAATCCGAATGGTTTAGATCCCTTACAGTGATTACCCTATGCCGTAGGTTTATGGACGAAAGTTGGCAACCATCACACGCCAAGCTTGTCTCTAGTTACAACAGCGCACGTAAATTACCCAAACATTTCTTTGATTCTGATATTCAGTTTGAGCAGCAATATGGGGCGATTGCGATCCCACTTCCCGATGACTATCGCGCTATCTCAGAACAAAATAGTACCCAAGATTGGCATCAAGCAGTCAACACACTGATAAACACTTATTCGACTTTACCTTGGTTCAATATTGAGTGGTTTGCGACCATGCTCGGCATGACAAAACGAACGCTACAGAGAAACCTAAAGAGTAAAGACATTCTTTTTAAAGAAGCCAAAGAACAAGTTCGGGAAACCAAAGCAAAACAGCTACTCGAAGAGACTGACCTTTCAGTTCAAGAGATCAGTTGGCAAGTGGGTTACAGCGACTTGAGTAATTTCAATCGAGCATTCAAAGGTTGGGTTGGACAAACAGCCCCAGATTATCGACGTCAGATCCAGAACTCAGCAACAAAAAATCCGACCTAA
- a CDS encoding beta-lactamase family protein: protein MKLTPIALFISSLAISSMALAENPVEAALKIEGAQVTLPVKDAHQSFSPGFVDSARENFNNFHWQMGGDHSVYYNMHMSEFLPTALAAPNAEYKPLVKNIDSRLAKLTVNTETKGELTMEQYLADEQFRTQGFMLIHKGEIVYQAYPGMSPTDTHVWASTAKTTVGAVVAMLVEEGKVDPEQDITHYVPELKATNWEGITVHQILNMSTALDNEETLESILNPDSDVVRFFAASFNSPRAKTGEMETWMNVAKGAQQLEGEKAGDHFRYASINTMVLTKLVENIENKTWTEVFEDRVWSKVHARQPMQFNLTPDGMAIAVGLVSTTLEDMARWGTLFTPSWKAVADEPVISQAVIDRIHNGGDPKTFEGTSKESSSVHAFNEKADYNAYQFDYVFNDGAMSKSGNLGQFIYIDPERDFVGVMFSTNPYHSGFGENKGPALMRSAAKLVADK from the coding sequence ATGAAACTTACACCCATTGCCCTATTTATTTCATCACTTGCCATTTCATCGATGGCTCTTGCAGAAAACCCAGTAGAAGCCGCGCTTAAAATTGAAGGCGCGCAGGTTACTCTACCTGTGAAAGATGCTCATCAATCTTTTAGTCCTGGTTTCGTTGATTCAGCTCGCGAAAATTTCAATAACTTCCATTGGCAAATGGGTGGTGATCACAGTGTCTACTACAACATGCACATGAGTGAATTTTTGCCGACGGCTCTTGCTGCTCCAAATGCTGAATATAAACCATTGGTTAAAAATATCGATTCACGCCTTGCTAAATTAACGGTAAACACCGAAACCAAAGGTGAACTGACGATGGAGCAATATCTAGCGGATGAGCAGTTCAGAACTCAAGGCTTCATGTTAATTCACAAGGGTGAAATTGTTTATCAGGCTTACCCAGGCATGAGCCCAACAGACACCCACGTTTGGGCGTCAACAGCGAAAACGACAGTAGGCGCAGTAGTAGCAATGTTGGTTGAAGAGGGAAAAGTCGATCCTGAACAAGACATTACTCACTATGTTCCCGAACTCAAAGCAACTAATTGGGAAGGCATCACTGTTCATCAGATTCTCAATATGTCGACTGCGCTAGACAACGAAGAAACGCTTGAATCGATACTGAATCCTGATTCTGACGTAGTGCGTTTCTTTGCTGCATCGTTTAATTCACCAAGAGCTAAAACCGGTGAGATGGAAACGTGGATGAATGTTGCGAAAGGAGCACAGCAGCTAGAGGGTGAAAAAGCGGGTGATCATTTCCGCTATGCCTCTATCAATACAATGGTTTTGACCAAGCTAGTAGAAAACATTGAAAACAAGACTTGGACCGAGGTATTTGAAGACCGTGTTTGGTCTAAAGTACATGCTCGTCAGCCTATGCAGTTCAATCTAACGCCAGATGGAATGGCTATTGCCGTAGGCTTGGTTTCGACGACCTTAGAAGATATGGCGCGTTGGGGAACACTATTTACACCAAGCTGGAAAGCAGTCGCTGATGAACCTGTGATTTCACAAGCGGTGATTGATCGCATTCATAATGGTGGCGATCCGAAAACCTTCGAAGGCACTAGTAAAGAGAGCAGTTCAGTTCATGCTTTTAATGAAAAAGCCGACTACAACGCTTATCAATTCGACTATGTGTTCAATGACGGCGCGATGTCAAAAAGTGGCAACCTTGGCCAGTTCATTTACATCGATCCGGAACGTGATTTCGTAGGCGTGATGTTCTCAACCAACCCATACCACTCTGGTTTTGGTGAGAATAAAGGCCCAGCACTAATGCGTTCAGCTGCAAAACTAGTTGCAGACAAATAA